A genomic stretch from Streptomyces venezuelae ATCC 10712 includes:
- a CDS encoding bifunctional DNA primase/polymerase produces the protein MTTWTRDETPQDIFRFLREGDEGRHQAARVTADGAAWLASATGHREAALTRWESRPASPAALPCGTVFDVVNVDPVFGRRMLDRLWAEGPGSGPVAVHRGRMMLFAAPGTAQRLPALLDWEEWGDAVPRPLCHGLGDAVTVPPLVPSDAAGPRWLVAPDTRSPWLPGPEVVLWACVRAVRAASAADVRVSIFPPADPDANVYDVSRRR, from the coding sequence ATGACGACGTGGACGCGCGACGAGACCCCGCAGGACATCTTCCGCTTCCTCCGGGAGGGCGACGAGGGACGGCACCAGGCCGCCCGGGTGACCGCCGACGGGGCCGCCTGGCTCGCCTCCGCCACCGGGCACCGTGAGGCCGCGCTCACCCGCTGGGAGTCCCGCCCGGCCTCCCCGGCGGCGCTGCCCTGCGGGACGGTCTTCGACGTCGTCAACGTGGACCCGGTCTTCGGGCGCCGGATGCTGGACCGGCTGTGGGCGGAGGGCCCGGGTTCGGGGCCCGTCGCCGTGCACCGGGGCCGGATGATGCTGTTCGCCGCGCCGGGTACGGCCCAGCGGCTGCCGGCGCTCCTGGACTGGGAGGAGTGGGGGGACGCGGTCCCCCGGCCGCTCTGTCACGGGCTCGGGGACGCGGTGACGGTGCCGCCGCTGGTGCCGTCCGACGCCGCGGGACCCCGCTGGCTGGTGGCCCCCGACACGCGCAGCCCGTGGCTGCCCGGGCCCGAGGTGGTGCTCTGGGCCTGCGTGCGGGCCGTCCGGGCCGCCTCCGCCGCCGACGTGCGGGTATCGATTTTTCCTCCCGCCGATCCGGATGCTAATGTCTACGACGTCAGCAGGCGCCGCTAG
- a CDS encoding M6 family metalloprotease domain-containing protein, whose protein sequence is MSRIPEPEVHVRGQQPPGGVERSRLRAGAAALTSFAALAATGLVAGPAVGAPTAGPCALPRTAAHHSLGLDTWNRSYPRPDRALDAVMIFLSFPDAEPLTDPAELAADHFPATSEYFSRASYGRFTLRPHPQRVWTPMPKESGAYAIRRDWDAGQRAAYLRDAIAAADASVDFSRYDIVYLVADPDAPGVDSDATKVVNLEHPVEVDGTEIKRVVTVFERHPPDRNVLAHETGHVFDLPDLYHRPVDGKGDWDTHVGDWDVMGSQFGLSPDLFGWHKWKLGWLSGAQVTCVQGTGPRMVSLEPTDAQPVPGATLGTRLAVVRTGPDSALAVEARTDAGSNAETCTEGVLVYRIRGGAASGEGPVQVVDAHPRTEACWDRSVYPPLADAPLDEGETLTVPGTGVRVEVTDRTEAGGWTVRITPPAAD, encoded by the coding sequence GTGTCCCGCATTCCCGAACCGGAGGTCCACGTGAGGGGTCAGCAGCCACCCGGGGGAGTGGAACGCTCACGGCTGCGTGCCGGTGCGGCGGCCCTCACCTCGTTCGCCGCCCTGGCCGCCACCGGCCTCGTGGCCGGCCCGGCCGTCGGCGCGCCCACCGCCGGCCCCTGCGCCCTGCCCCGCACCGCCGCCCACCACTCGCTCGGCCTCGACACCTGGAACAGGTCGTACCCGCGCCCCGACCGCGCCCTCGACGCCGTCATGATCTTCCTGTCCTTCCCGGACGCCGAACCGCTCACCGATCCGGCCGAACTCGCCGCCGACCACTTCCCCGCCACCAGCGAGTACTTCAGCCGCGCCTCCTACGGGCGCTTCACCCTGCGCCCGCACCCCCAGCGCGTCTGGACCCCGATGCCGAAGGAGTCCGGCGCGTACGCCATACGGCGGGACTGGGACGCGGGGCAGCGCGCCGCCTACCTCAGGGACGCGATCGCCGCCGCCGACGCGAGCGTCGACTTCTCCCGGTACGACATCGTCTACCTGGTCGCGGACCCGGACGCGCCCGGCGTGGACTCCGACGCGACCAAGGTCGTCAACCTCGAACACCCGGTGGAGGTCGACGGGACCGAGATCAAGCGGGTGGTCACCGTCTTCGAGCGGCACCCGCCCGACCGCAACGTCCTCGCCCACGAGACCGGGCACGTCTTCGACCTGCCCGACCTCTACCACCGCCCGGTCGACGGAAAGGGCGACTGGGACACCCATGTGGGTGACTGGGACGTCATGGGCAGCCAGTTCGGGCTCTCTCCCGACCTCTTCGGCTGGCACAAGTGGAAGCTGGGCTGGCTCTCCGGCGCCCAGGTGACCTGCGTCCAGGGCACCGGCCCCCGGATGGTCAGCCTGGAGCCGACCGACGCCCAGCCGGTGCCCGGCGCCACCCTGGGCACCCGGCTCGCCGTGGTCCGCACCGGCCCGGACAGCGCCCTGGCCGTCGAGGCCCGCACCGACGCCGGGAGCAACGCGGAGACCTGCACCGAGGGGGTGCTGGTCTACCGGATCCGGGGCGGCGCGGCCTCCGGCGAGGGCCCGGTCCAGGTCGTCGACGCGCACCCGCGCACCGAGGCCTGCTGGGACCGATCCGTCTACCCGCCGCTCGCGGACGCGCCGCTCGACGAGGGCGAGACCCTCACCGTGCCCGGCACCGGCGTACGGGTCGAGGTCACGGACCGGACGGAGGCCGGCGGCTGGACGGTCCGGATCACGCCACCCGCCGCCGACTGA
- a CDS encoding putative bifunctional diguanylate cyclase/phosphodiesterase, with the protein MSGTPEEPVHPDPPESRTADPALTERHAQLRDYHAAFRVAQLAMAVVDEDGLVVAANDSFGSLLGSEPTALHAQAASDLVDLASDGRTWHAYREVLRGRRSRFRCTRRLKHADGRSLWAEVTVAPVPDSRRVLLSIADISDRRELQARLRHLQMHDPVTRLPNRALFFERLSAALEASALDAAEGVTAGSPAPGETITSSYESYGYGRTGRIGLCYLDLDGFKAVNDTLGHRVGDRLLAAVAARLTECADNDGYTRSGGHLVARLGGDEFAILVEDSTGTEQLADLARSVLNALQQPFDLGGQRLSVSASIGVVERSGHGTTATALMQAADTTLYWAKADGKARWTLFDPERNAHRMTRQALSSTLRPAVERGEFTLEYQPLVELADGAVRGVEALVRWNHPQFGSLAPNRFIGIAEEDGSIVELGRWVLRTACRQARQWQKDRPRERPIFVSVNVAVRQVWDSDLVADVAGILAETGLAPHLLQLELTESAVMGSAGRPLQALQALSDMGVRIAIDDFGTGYSNLAYLSRLPVSVLKLDGSFVRGFQDEEHANPADELIVEALVQLAHRLGLTVTAECVETAGQASRLRRIGCDTGQGWLYSRAVAPDRIAELIGAEPLRV; encoded by the coding sequence GTGAGCGGAACCCCCGAAGAACCGGTGCATCCAGACCCGCCGGAGAGCCGCACGGCGGACCCCGCACTCACGGAGCGTCACGCCCAACTCCGCGACTACCACGCCGCCTTCCGGGTCGCCCAGCTCGCCATGGCCGTCGTCGACGAGGACGGTCTGGTCGTCGCCGCCAACGACTCCTTCGGTAGCCTCCTCGGCAGCGAGCCGACGGCGCTCCACGCCCAGGCCGCCTCCGACCTCGTCGACCTCGCCTCCGACGGCCGCACCTGGCACGCGTACCGCGAGGTGCTGCGCGGCCGCCGCTCCCGCTTCCGCTGCACCCGCCGCCTGAAGCACGCCGACGGACGCTCGCTGTGGGCCGAGGTCACCGTCGCGCCCGTGCCCGACAGCCGGCGCGTCCTGCTGTCCATCGCCGACATCAGCGACCGGCGCGAGCTCCAGGCGCGGCTGCGCCACCTCCAGATGCACGACCCGGTGACCCGACTGCCCAACCGCGCCCTGTTCTTCGAGCGCCTCTCGGCGGCGCTCGAGGCCTCGGCGCTCGACGCCGCCGAGGGCGTGACGGCCGGCTCCCCCGCCCCAGGCGAAACGATCACCTCGTCCTACGAGTCGTACGGGTATGGCAGAACAGGGCGGATCGGGCTCTGCTACCTCGACCTCGACGGGTTCAAGGCGGTCAACGACACCCTCGGCCACCGCGTCGGCGACCGGCTGCTCGCCGCCGTCGCCGCCCGCCTCACCGAGTGCGCGGACAACGACGGCTACACCCGCAGCGGCGGCCACCTCGTGGCCCGGCTCGGCGGGGACGAGTTCGCGATCCTCGTCGAGGACTCCACCGGCACGGAGCAACTGGCCGACCTGGCGCGCTCGGTGCTGAACGCGCTCCAGCAGCCCTTCGACCTCGGCGGCCAGCGGCTCTCGGTCTCCGCCTCGATCGGCGTGGTCGAGCGCTCCGGGCACGGCACGACGGCCACCGCGCTGATGCAGGCCGCCGACACCACGCTGTACTGGGCCAAGGCCGACGGCAAGGCCCGCTGGACGCTCTTCGACCCGGAGCGCAACGCCCACCGGATGACCCGGCAGGCGCTCTCCTCCACCCTGCGCCCGGCCGTGGAGCGCGGGGAGTTCACCCTGGAGTACCAGCCGCTCGTCGAGCTGGCGGACGGGGCGGTGCGCGGGGTGGAGGCGCTGGTGCGCTGGAACCACCCGCAGTTCGGCTCGCTCGCGCCGAATCGGTTCATCGGTATCGCCGAGGAGGACGGCTCCATCGTGGAGCTGGGCCGGTGGGTGCTGCGCACCGCCTGCCGCCAGGCCCGGCAGTGGCAGAAGGACCGGCCCCGCGAGCGCCCGATCTTCGTGAGCGTGAACGTGGCGGTCCGTCAGGTCTGGGACTCCGACCTTGTCGCGGACGTGGCCGGCATCCTCGCGGAGACCGGCCTCGCCCCGCACCTGCTCCAGCTGGAGCTCACCGAGTCGGCCGTGATGGGCTCGGCCGGCCGGCCGCTGCAGGCGCTGCAGGCGCTCAGCGACATGGGGGTGCGGATCGCGATCGACGACTTCGGCACCGGCTACTCGAACCTGGCCTATCTGAGCCGGCTGCCGGTCTCGGTGCTCAAGCTGGACGGTTCCTTCGTCCGCGGCTTCCAGGACGAGGAGCACGCCAACCCGGCGGACGAGCTGATCGTCGAGGCGCTGGTGCAGCTCGCGCACCGGCTGGGCCTCACGGTGACCGCCGAGTGCGTGGAGACCGCGGGGCAGGCGAGCCGGCTGCGCCGGATCGGCTGTGACACGGGTCAGGGCTGGCTGTACTCGCGGGCGGTGGCGCCGGACCGGATCGCGGAGCTGATCGGCGCGGAACCGCTGCGGGTCTGA
- a CDS encoding glycosyl hydrolase family 18 protein, translating into MHPRKPLIAALLSTALAAGALAATVGLGSAQAADTTTTAAAGNVRIAYYDQWSIYGNAFYPKHLDTRGIAGQLDVINYSFGNIHPTNLTCFEANKAAGDDNNPNAGDGAGDSYADYQKSFSAADSVDGVADTWNQPIVGVFNQFKELKAKYPHLKINISLGGWTYSKYFSDAAKTDASRKKLVASCIDQYIKGNLPVEGGFGGPGTAAGIFDGIDIDWEYPGSSEGHLGNHYAPEDKQNFTLLLAEFRKQLDAYGAANGGKKYLLTAALPAGQDKIKYIETDKIGAYLDYANIMTYDMHGAWDGDGPTYHQSPLYSGANDPTDVIAPGTEKYSIDNAIDSWIDGKPAYGITGGFPANKLTLGYEFYYRGWKGVPAGSAGGLAGTATGGSNARPLSQQAGIAHYKELGGIVDNASTTFWDDQAKASYFYKDGEFFTGLNQRSIQARVDYAKQRGLAGAMMYSLLGLDENATLLKQINTALGSTTTPPTTPPTTPPTTPPTTPPTTPPTTPPTTPPTGCGSVPAYVAGTVYTGGTVVFHNGRKWLAQWWTQNETPGTTGEWGVWKDQGAC; encoded by the coding sequence GTGCACCCCCGTAAGCCCTTGATCGCCGCGCTCCTCAGCACGGCCCTCGCCGCCGGCGCGCTCGCCGCGACCGTCGGCCTCGGCTCCGCCCAGGCGGCCGACACGACGACCACTGCCGCTGCGGGCAACGTGCGCATCGCGTACTACGACCAGTGGAGCATCTACGGCAACGCGTTCTACCCCAAGCACCTCGACACCCGGGGCATCGCGGGCCAGCTGGACGTCATCAACTACTCGTTCGGCAACATCCACCCCACCAACCTCACCTGTTTCGAGGCCAACAAGGCCGCCGGTGACGACAACAACCCCAACGCGGGTGACGGTGCGGGCGACTCGTACGCCGACTACCAGAAGTCCTTCAGCGCGGCGGACAGCGTGGACGGCGTCGCCGACACGTGGAACCAGCCGATCGTGGGCGTCTTCAACCAGTTCAAGGAACTGAAGGCGAAGTACCCCCACCTGAAGATCAACATCTCGCTCGGCGGCTGGACGTACTCCAAGTACTTCAGCGACGCGGCCAAGACGGACGCGAGCCGCAAGAAGCTCGTCGCCTCCTGCATCGACCAGTACATCAAGGGCAACCTGCCCGTCGAGGGCGGCTTCGGCGGCCCCGGCACGGCGGCCGGCATCTTCGACGGCATCGACATCGACTGGGAGTACCCCGGCTCCTCCGAGGGCCACCTGGGCAACCACTACGCCCCCGAGGACAAGCAGAACTTCACCCTGCTCCTCGCCGAGTTCCGCAAGCAGCTCGACGCGTACGGCGCGGCCAACGGCGGCAAGAAGTACCTGCTGACCGCGGCGCTCCCGGCCGGCCAGGACAAGATCAAGTACATCGAGACGGACAAGATCGGCGCGTACCTCGACTACGCGAACATCATGACGTACGACATGCACGGCGCCTGGGACGGCGACGGGCCGACGTACCACCAGTCCCCGCTCTACTCCGGGGCCAACGACCCGACCGACGTGATCGCGCCGGGCACCGAGAAGTACTCGATCGACAACGCGATCGACTCCTGGATCGACGGCAAGCCCGCCTACGGCATCACCGGCGGCTTCCCCGCGAACAAGCTGACCCTCGGCTACGAGTTCTACTACCGCGGCTGGAAGGGCGTCCCGGCCGGCTCCGCGGGCGGCCTCGCGGGCACCGCGACCGGCGGCTCCAACGCCCGCCCGCTCAGCCAGCAGGCCGGCATCGCGCACTACAAGGAGCTCGGCGGCATCGTCGACAACGCGTCGACGACCTTCTGGGACGACCAGGCGAAGGCCTCGTACTTCTACAAGGACGGCGAGTTCTTCACCGGCCTCAACCAGCGCTCCATCCAGGCCCGGGTGGACTACGCCAAGCAGCGCGGCCTGGCCGGCGCGATGATGTACTCGCTCCTCGGCCTGGACGAGAACGCCACCCTGCTGAAGCAGATCAACACGGCGCTCGGCTCCACCACCACCCCGCCGACCACCCCGCCCACGACCCCGCCGACGACGCCCCCGACCACCCCGCCCACCACGCCTCCGACGACCCCGCCGACCACCCCGCCCACGGGCTGCGGCTCGGTCCCGGCGTACGTGGCCGGCACGGTCTACACCGGCGGTACCGTCGTTTTCCACAACGGCCGCAAGTGGCTCGCCCAGTGGTGGACCCAGAACGAGACCCCCGGCACCACCGGTGAGTGGGGCGTCTGGAAGGACCAGGGCGCCTGCTGA
- a CDS encoding LLM class flavin-dependent oxidoreductase: MTDAIRGEARGTAPVPLSVLDLVTVGSGRTATQALATSVELSRLAERRGFHRHWVAEHHSMPGVASSSPAVILSHLAAHTRRIRLGSGGVMLPNHAPLVVAEQFGTLEAFAPGRIDLGLGRAPGTDGATAAALRRTVTLNEGADDFPEQLAELTRFLDDDFPAGHRYAKIHAVPGPVQGPKGRPPIWLLGSSGFSARLAGLLGLPFAFAHHFSARNTIPALDLYRDSFRPSEVLDAPYAMIGVSALAADEAAQAHRQVLAGALAMLRLRTGRPGLVPTPEEAEAYAFSAAEREFVNDWLANIVYGTPDEVRAGLDDLGKRTGADELMITANAHGGEARLRSYELIADAYELPELPAE, translated from the coding sequence GTGACCGACGCTATTCGAGGAGAGGCGCGGGGAACCGCCCCCGTGCCGCTGTCCGTACTGGACCTGGTGACCGTCGGCAGCGGCAGGACCGCCACCCAGGCGCTCGCCACCAGCGTCGAGCTGAGCAGGCTCGCCGAGCGGCGCGGCTTCCACCGCCACTGGGTGGCCGAGCACCACTCCATGCCCGGCGTCGCCTCCTCGTCCCCGGCGGTGATCCTCTCCCACCTCGCCGCCCACACCCGCCGCATCCGCCTCGGCTCGGGCGGCGTCATGCTGCCCAACCACGCGCCGCTGGTCGTCGCCGAGCAGTTCGGCACCCTGGAGGCCTTCGCCCCCGGCCGGATCGACCTCGGTCTCGGGCGCGCCCCCGGCACGGACGGGGCCACGGCCGCCGCCCTGCGCCGGACGGTAACCCTGAACGAGGGGGCCGACGACTTCCCCGAGCAGCTCGCCGAGCTGACCCGGTTCCTGGACGACGACTTCCCGGCCGGCCACCGGTACGCCAAGATCCATGCCGTGCCCGGCCCGGTGCAGGGCCCGAAGGGCCGCCCGCCGATCTGGCTGCTCGGCTCCTCCGGCTTCAGCGCCAGGCTCGCCGGCCTGCTCGGGCTGCCCTTCGCCTTCGCCCATCACTTCTCGGCCAGGAACACGATCCCGGCGCTCGACCTCTACCGGGACTCCTTCCGGCCCTCCGAGGTCCTCGACGCGCCGTACGCGATGATCGGCGTCTCGGCGCTCGCCGCCGACGAGGCGGCGCAGGCGCACCGCCAGGTCCTCGCCGGCGCCCTCGCGATGCTGCGGCTGCGCACCGGGCGGCCCGGTCTCGTACCGACGCCCGAGGAGGCGGAGGCGTACGCGTTCAGCGCCGCCGAGCGGGAGTTCGTGAACGACTGGCTGGCGAACATCGTGTACGGCACCCCGGACGAGGTCCGTGCCGGTCTGGACGACCTGGGTAAGCGGACGGGCGCGGACGAGCTGATGATCACGGCCAACGCGCACGGCGGGGAGGCGCGGCTGCGGAGCTACGAGCTGATCGCGGACGCGTACGAACTGCCGGAGCTTCCGGCGGAGTAG
- a CDS encoding IclR family transcriptional regulator → MALKPEPTAPFHSVQYALRVLETISRHGGGVTDVQIAREAGLPVAHLSSLLLMLRREGYVEQVADGAYVIGDSLVLLGSGMTRREALQAKLQETLTELRDSVGAAVYISRYIDGEVKITQFADGPRTPKVNEWVDFRSAAHASAVGKCLLTQLDQNGRRDHLSRHKIARLTSRTITSERILFPKLDSQPPTVPVLDLQEYAVGTVCAAVPLTAGSAVGCLALSLPIEHAHRLRSAADTLNRRAAPVVMALAI, encoded by the coding sequence GTGGCGCTGAAGCCCGAGCCCACCGCGCCGTTCCACTCGGTGCAATACGCCTTGCGCGTCCTCGAGACGATCTCACGGCACGGTGGCGGAGTGACGGACGTCCAGATCGCGCGCGAAGCAGGCCTGCCCGTCGCCCACCTGTCCTCACTCCTCCTCATGCTCCGCCGCGAGGGGTACGTCGAGCAGGTCGCCGACGGCGCGTACGTGATCGGGGACTCCCTCGTCCTCCTCGGCTCCGGCATGACCCGCCGCGAAGCCCTGCAGGCGAAGCTCCAGGAGACCCTGACCGAACTGCGCGACTCCGTCGGCGCGGCGGTCTACATCAGCCGGTACATCGACGGCGAGGTGAAGATCACCCAGTTCGCCGACGGCCCGCGCACGCCCAAGGTCAACGAGTGGGTCGACTTCCGCTCGGCGGCGCACGCCAGCGCGGTCGGCAAGTGCCTGCTCACCCAGCTCGACCAGAACGGGCGGCGGGACCACCTCTCGCGGCACAAGATCGCCCGGCTGACCTCCCGGACGATCACCAGCGAGCGCATCCTGTTCCCCAAGCTGGACAGCCAGCCGCCGACCGTCCCGGTGCTCGACCTCCAGGAGTACGCGGTGGGCACGGTCTGCGCCGCCGTCCCGCTGACGGCGGGCTCCGCCGTCGGCTGCCTGGCCCTCTCCCTCCCGATCGAGCACGCCCACCGGCTCCGCTCGGCCGCCGACACCCTGAACCGGCGGGCCGCGCCGGTGGTCATGGCGCTGGCGATCTGA
- a CDS encoding response regulator yields MPRTERTRALRVVLAEDSVLLREGLIGLLARFGHEVVAAVGDADALRDAVAAHEPDIVVTDVRMPPGFQDEGLRAAVALRAERPALPVLVLSQYVQRSYAADLLDAGDGTGVGYLLKDRVGQVEEFADALARVADGGTVVDPEVVRQLLRRHRDPLEALTPREREVLGLVAEGRSNGSIARRLVVTEAAVGKHIGNILAKLDLPPAEDTHRRVLAVLTYLRA; encoded by the coding sequence ATGCCCCGCACTGAGCGCACGCGAGCGCTCCGAGTCGTCCTCGCCGAGGACAGCGTCCTCCTCAGGGAGGGGCTGATCGGGCTGCTGGCCCGTTTCGGCCACGAGGTCGTGGCCGCGGTCGGGGACGCCGACGCGCTGCGGGACGCGGTCGCGGCGCACGAGCCGGACATCGTGGTGACGGACGTCCGGATGCCGCCCGGTTTCCAGGACGAGGGGCTGCGCGCCGCGGTCGCGCTCCGCGCCGAGCGGCCCGCGCTGCCGGTCCTCGTCCTCAGCCAGTACGTGCAGCGCAGCTACGCCGCCGATCTGCTCGACGCGGGGGACGGCACGGGCGTCGGCTATCTGCTGAAGGACCGGGTCGGGCAGGTGGAGGAGTTCGCGGACGCGCTCGCCCGGGTCGCGGACGGCGGGACGGTCGTCGACCCCGAGGTCGTACGGCAGCTGCTGCGGCGGCACCGTGATCCGCTGGAGGCGCTGACCCCGCGCGAGCGCGAGGTGCTGGGCCTGGTCGCGGAGGGCCGTTCGAACGGGTCCATCGCCCGGCGGCTCGTGGTCACGGAGGCGGCGGTGGGGAAGCACATCGGGAACATCCTGGCGAAGCTGGACCTGCCGCCGGCCGAGGACACCCACCGGCGGGTCCTCGCCGTTCTCACGTATCTGCGGGCGTAG
- a CDS encoding sensor histidine kinase, with amino-acid sequence MDARTPWQALARPRFPRTSWPWRSAGYLLGGGIVGVCAAAVFLVLGVFSLLLVGLPLLLLSGLALGGVERRRLRLVDLDPAPDPHRVPAAPGLAAWFRLRVGEPATWREFAYALLLATVLGPLDLLAVAAGVGLPAALLSAPVRLALDGHETKVVKAYLVTSYPEAFAAALLGAVLLVALAYPLAAVAGARAALARALLTPRETEARGAIGEVIASRARLVDAFEAERRRIERDLHDGAQQRLVALTMTLGLARLDAPPGGPLAEQLAKAHAEAGQVLTELRELIHGIHPQVLADYGLGPALTDAADRSAVPVTTDVELPRLPESVESAGYFAGCEALANIGKHSGASRAALTARHTDGVLRIEVEDDGRGAADPAGGSGLTGLADRIAVLDGTLTIMSPPGGPTLLRVEIPCPALSARERSESSSPRTASSSGRG; translated from the coding sequence ATGGACGCCCGTACCCCCTGGCAGGCCCTCGCCCGGCCCCGCTTCCCCCGCACCTCCTGGCCCTGGCGTTCCGCCGGCTACCTGCTCGGCGGCGGCATCGTCGGGGTCTGCGCCGCCGCCGTGTTCCTGGTGCTCGGGGTGTTCTCCCTGCTGCTCGTCGGGCTGCCGCTGCTGCTGCTCTCCGGACTCGCCCTCGGCGGCGTCGAGCGCCGCCGGCTCCGGCTCGTCGACCTCGACCCGGCCCCCGACCCGCACCGCGTCCCCGCCGCCCCCGGCCTCGCCGCCTGGTTCCGGCTGCGGGTGGGGGAGCCGGCGACCTGGCGGGAGTTCGCGTACGCCCTGCTCCTCGCGACCGTCCTCGGGCCGCTGGACCTCCTCGCGGTCGCCGCCGGCGTCGGCCTGCCGGCCGCCCTGCTCAGCGCGCCCGTCCGGCTCGCGCTGGACGGCCACGAGACGAAGGTCGTCAAGGCGTACCTGGTGACCTCCTACCCGGAGGCCTTCGCCGCCGCGCTCCTCGGCGCCGTCCTGCTCGTCGCCCTCGCCTATCCGCTGGCCGCCGTGGCCGGCGCCCGGGCCGCGCTCGCCCGCGCGCTGCTCACCCCGCGCGAGACGGAGGCGCGGGGCGCGATCGGCGAGGTCATCGCCTCCCGGGCGCGGCTCGTCGACGCCTTCGAGGCGGAGCGGCGCCGGATCGAGCGGGATCTGCACGACGGGGCCCAGCAGCGTCTGGTGGCGCTCACGATGACCCTGGGGCTCGCCCGGCTCGACGCCCCGCCGGGCGGCCCGCTCGCCGAGCAGCTGGCGAAGGCGCACGCCGAGGCGGGGCAGGTCCTGACCGAGCTGCGGGAGCTCATCCACGGCATCCATCCGCAGGTCCTCGCCGACTACGGGCTCGGCCCGGCCCTGACCGACGCCGCCGACCGGTCCGCCGTGCCGGTGACCACGGACGTCGAGCTGCCCCGGCTGCCCGAGTCCGTGGAGAGCGCCGGGTACTTCGCCGGCTGCGAGGCGCTGGCCAACATCGGCAAGCACAGCGGGGCGAGCCGGGCCGCCCTCACCGCCCGGCACACGGACGGGGTGCTGCGGATCGAGGTCGAGGACGACGGGCGCGGCGCCGCCGACCCGGCCGGGGGGAGCGGGCTGACCGGGCTCGCCGACCGGATCGCCGTCCTCGATGGCACACTGACGATCATGAGCCCGCCGGGCGGGCCGACCCTCCTCCGAGTGGAGATCCCATGCCCCGCACTGAGCGCACGCGAGCGCTCCGAGTCGTCCTCGCCGAGGACAGCGTCCTCCTCAGGGAGGGGCTGA